From one Amycolatopsis sp. FDAARGOS 1241 genomic stretch:
- a CDS encoding epoxide hydrolase N-terminal domain-containing protein has protein sequence MADRRPEKEPVADISQGVQLATMHALARYWANEYDWRRCEEKLKTLPHFITEIDGLDIHFIHVRSKHEYALPLLVAHGWPSSVIEQLKIIGALATRRRTARAKRTLSTW, from the coding sequence CTGGCAGATCGCAGGCCTGAAAAGGAGCCCGTCGCGGATATTTCGCAAGGCGTGCAGCTCGCGACGATGCACGCGCTCGCGCGTTATTGGGCGAACGAGTACGACTGGCGCAGGTGCGAAGAGAAACTGAAGACACTGCCACATTTCATCACCGAGATCGACGGTCTCGACATTCATTTCATCCACGTTCGCTCGAAACACGAGTACGCGTTGCCGCTGCTCGTCGCGCACGGCTGGCCCAGCTCCGTCATCGAGCAGCTGAAGATCATCGGTGCGCTCGCGACCCGACGGCGCACGGCGCGAGCGAAGCGGACGCTGTCCACCTGGTGA
- a CDS encoding GAP family protein, with amino-acid sequence MSAEAVVLGLLCAVRAIPLAVVYALLRARNPRRLLAAYITAGAIVSLAVGIAVVGWLDARAASAGSSTAREVVYVVIGVGALSYAGGFWSGRIGNGSADRPSRGLTNPDGAVARWLRKPTVAGALASGALTNLPGLFYIAGLAAILETAPSLLNSVVQVVVFNLLRFAVPVTALALLALRPDTTRTVIDAIHDWALRHSRPVVTGVFGVVGIYLSVKGVVGLLD; translated from the coding sequence GTGAGTGCTGAAGCGGTGGTGCTGGGGCTGCTCTGCGCGGTACGGGCGATACCGCTCGCGGTGGTCTATGCACTGCTGAGGGCGCGCAACCCACGGCGGTTGCTTGCGGCCTACATCACGGCCGGAGCGATCGTCAGCCTCGCGGTGGGTATCGCGGTCGTGGGCTGGCTCGACGCGCGCGCCGCGTCGGCCGGGTCGTCGACCGCGCGCGAGGTGGTCTACGTCGTGATCGGGGTCGGCGCGCTGTCCTACGCGGGCGGTTTCTGGAGCGGCCGGATCGGCAACGGCTCCGCGGACCGCCCGAGCCGGGGGCTGACGAACCCCGACGGCGCCGTCGCCCGGTGGCTGCGCAAACCCACGGTCGCCGGCGCGCTGGCGTCCGGCGCGCTGACGAACCTGCCCGGACTGTTCTACATCGCTGGGCTGGCCGCGATCCTGGAAACCGCACCCAGCCTGCTGAACAGCGTCGTGCAGGTCGTCGTCTTCAACCTGTTGCGATTCGCCGTCCCGGTCACCGCGCTCGCCTTGCTCGCCCTGCGGCCCGACACCACCCGCACGGTGATCGATGCGATCCACGACTGGGCCCTCCGCCACAGCCGGCCGGTGGTCACCGGCGTGTTCGGGGTGGTGGGGATTTACCTTTCCGTCAAGGGAGTGGTGGGCTTGCTGGACTGA
- a CDS encoding PP2C family serine/threonine-protein phosphatase, with amino-acid sequence MVTNQTRFTLRYAAGSDTGRRRSINEDSVYASGRLLAVADGIGGQPHGEVASATAVGVLASLDSELRSLDLASLDLQATLADGVRRIGERLAEVAEQDPATHGMGTTLTTLLFDGVRFAAAHIGDSRGYLLRAGELHRITRDHTLVQALVEDGRISQADAVDHPRRSLLMKALQSTGSGEPDVWEFTPAAGDRILLCSDGLTAGAAEPAIAEVLATGTPEETVPALITLANDGGGPDNITIVVADVLPT; translated from the coding sequence ATGGTCACCAACCAGACCCGGTTCACCCTGCGGTACGCCGCGGGCTCCGACACCGGGCGACGACGCTCGATCAACGAGGATTCCGTCTACGCCAGCGGGCGGCTGCTCGCCGTCGCCGACGGTATCGGTGGTCAGCCCCACGGGGAAGTGGCCAGTGCCACGGCGGTCGGCGTGCTCGCAAGCCTCGACTCGGAACTGCGCTCGCTCGACCTCGCGTCGCTCGACCTGCAGGCCACCCTCGCCGACGGCGTCCGCCGCATCGGCGAGCGCCTCGCCGAGGTCGCCGAGCAGGACCCGGCCACGCACGGCATGGGGACCACGCTCACCACCCTGCTCTTCGACGGCGTCCGCTTCGCCGCCGCCCACATCGGCGACTCCCGCGGCTACCTCCTGCGCGCCGGTGAGCTCCACCGCATCACGCGTGACCACACCCTCGTGCAGGCCCTCGTCGAAGACGGCCGCATCTCGCAGGCCGACGCCGTCGACCACCCGCGCCGCTCACTGCTCATGAAGGCACTGCAGAGCACCGGCTCGGGCGAGCCCGACGTCTGGGAGTTCACCCCCGCCGCCGGCGACCGCATCTTGCTCTGCTCCGACGGCCTCACCGCCGGCGCCGCTGAACCCGCCATCGCCGAGGTGCTCGCCACCGGCACCCCCGAGGAAACCGTCCCGGCCCTGATCACCCTCGCCAACGACGGCGGCGGGCCCGACAACATCACCATCGTGGTCGCCGACGTCCTCCCCACCTGA
- a CDS encoding class I SAM-dependent DNA methyltransferase, which produces MEGRGVDGDHPGDYGDGRTPVGGAAGVFVRATAALADDAELRTFLAEAAALDGAATVFEQLCERYFEAHSRRVSPTAPAYARLMVSLTGAKGTTVLDPACGFGSLLLASGAVRAQGQDSDLTTARIAALRLRLTGADTEVHAGDSLREDAFAGQQADVVLCDPPFNARAWGHEELVGDARWVYGLPPRGESELAWVQHCLAHAKPGGTVAILMPGAAAGRRSGKRIRANLLRAGALRAVLTLAPGADLWLLTRPGPGARPPATVLLAESTVDAVEELWREHVETGAGERIIDLLDDDVDLTPAQRRTAREDPGQAFLAAQRLFGSVSLDLPPLEPTGEEPAHTTVGELVKAGALEIHHAPARTAGGDEPVLTPDDVLAGGPPTGRAAPDDAAVIAEAGDVIASVTGAVMVHSGPPVRLGPALSLYRVDPARLDAEFFAGCLRAADFPVHSASTRIDARRLKVPRYPLAEQRAYGAAFTALAEFDRALRQTAEIGRDLVRLGFAALAEGRLRPGA; this is translated from the coding sequence GTGGAGGGCCGCGGCGTCGACGGTGACCACCCAGGAGACTACGGCGACGGCCGCACGCCGGTGGGCGGTGCCGCCGGGGTGTTCGTGCGGGCCACCGCGGCGCTGGCCGACGACGCCGAGCTGCGGACGTTTCTGGCCGAAGCGGCCGCACTCGACGGCGCCGCCACCGTGTTCGAGCAGCTCTGCGAGCGCTACTTCGAAGCCCACTCCCGCCGGGTCTCGCCCACGGCCCCCGCGTACGCCCGCCTGATGGTCAGCCTCACCGGTGCGAAGGGGACCACCGTGCTCGACCCCGCGTGTGGCTTCGGTTCGCTCCTGCTCGCCAGCGGAGCGGTCCGCGCGCAGGGCCAGGACAGCGACCTCACCACGGCCCGCATCGCCGCGCTGCGGCTGCGGCTGACCGGCGCGGACACCGAAGTCCACGCCGGTGATTCCCTGCGCGAAGACGCGTTCGCCGGTCAGCAGGCCGACGTCGTCCTCTGCGACCCGCCGTTCAACGCGCGCGCCTGGGGCCACGAAGAGCTCGTCGGGGACGCGCGCTGGGTGTACGGCCTGCCGCCGCGCGGTGAATCGGAGCTCGCGTGGGTGCAGCACTGCCTGGCGCACGCCAAACCCGGCGGTACCGTCGCGATCCTCATGCCCGGCGCGGCCGCCGGGCGCCGCAGCGGCAAGCGCATCCGCGCGAACCTCCTGCGCGCCGGCGCCCTGCGCGCCGTCCTCACCCTCGCCCCCGGCGCCGACCTGTGGCTGCTCACCAGACCCGGGCCGGGCGCCCGGCCACCCGCCACCGTCCTGCTCGCCGAGTCCACGGTGGACGCCGTGGAAGAGCTCTGGCGCGAGCACGTCGAAACCGGCGCCGGCGAGCGGATCATCGACCTCCTCGACGACGACGTCGACCTCACCCCCGCCCAGCGCCGCACCGCGCGCGAGGACCCCGGCCAGGCTTTCCTGGCCGCACAACGGCTTTTCGGCAGCGTGAGCCTCGACCTCCCGCCGCTCGAACCCACCGGGGAGGAACCCGCGCACACCACCGTCGGCGAGCTCGTGAAGGCCGGTGCGCTCGAGATCCACCACGCGCCCGCGCGCACCGCCGGGGGCGACGAACCCGTCCTCACCCCCGACGATGTCCTCGCCGGTGGTCCACCCACGGGGCGCGCCGCGCCCGACGACGCGGCGGTGATCGCCGAAGCAGGCGACGTCATCGCCTCCGTCACCGGCGCCGTCATGGTCCACAGTGGACCACCAGTCCGCCTCGGTCCCGCACTTTCGCTCTACCGCGTGGATCCCGCCCGCCTCGACGCCGAGTTCTTCGCCGGCTGCCTGCGCGCCGCCGACTTCCCGGTGCACTCGGCGTCGACCCGCATCGACGCGCGCCGGCTGAAGGTGCCGCGCTACCCGCTGGCCGAACAACGTGCCTACGGCGCCGCTTTCACCGCTCTCGCGGAGTTCGACCGGGCCCTGCGGCAGACGGCCGAAATCGGCCGTGACCTGGTCCGGCTAGGCTTTGCCGCGCTCGCCGAAGGACGGCTCCGGCCCGGCGCCTGA
- a CDS encoding serine/threonine-protein kinase — protein MLIADRYEVDELPLGRGGMGAVHRGHDRHLGRRVALKLLRLPGRDEELEERFAREARILATLDHAGVPTLYDFGTHDDRLFQVMQFVEGVTVADLLAEHGPLPVPWAAAIAAQTAAVLAAAHARAICHRDLKPANLMLCPDGSVKVMDFGLAVLREADVARFTRAGQLLGTPSYMAPEQIQRGQSEPRSDLYALGCALHEMLTGRQLFTGPTAYAVFDKQVKEAPPAVFGVPAALNAVLAATLAKDPAARPAGADVLYDRLCPFVRDLPPLPGFLHPSPVPSPARMYARVVGQVPG, from the coding sequence ATGCTCATCGCCGATCGCTACGAGGTCGACGAGCTGCCGCTGGGCCGCGGCGGCATGGGCGCGGTGCACCGTGGGCACGACCGGCACCTCGGCCGCCGCGTCGCGCTCAAGCTGCTGCGGCTGCCCGGCCGTGACGAAGAGCTCGAAGAGCGCTTCGCCCGCGAAGCCCGCATCCTCGCGACACTCGACCACGCCGGTGTGCCGACGCTGTACGACTTCGGCACCCACGACGACCGGTTGTTCCAGGTCATGCAGTTCGTCGAGGGGGTCACCGTCGCCGACCTGCTCGCCGAGCACGGGCCGCTGCCCGTGCCGTGGGCGGCGGCGATCGCGGCCCAGACGGCGGCCGTGCTCGCCGCGGCCCACGCCCGCGCCATCTGTCACCGCGACCTCAAACCCGCCAATCTCATGCTGTGCCCCGACGGCAGCGTCAAGGTGATGGACTTCGGCCTCGCCGTGCTGCGCGAAGCCGACGTCGCGCGCTTCACCCGCGCCGGTCAGCTGCTCGGCACCCCGTCGTACATGGCGCCGGAGCAGATCCAACGCGGCCAGTCGGAGCCGCGAAGCGATCTGTACGCCCTGGGGTGCGCGCTGCACGAGATGCTCACCGGCCGTCAGCTGTTCACCGGTCCCACCGCGTACGCCGTGTTCGACAAGCAGGTGAAGGAGGCGCCACCCGCCGTGTTCGGGGTGCCGGCCGCGCTGAACGCCGTGCTCGCCGCCACGCTCGCGAAGGACCCGGCGGCCCGCCCGGCCGGCGCCGACGTGCTCTACGATCGGCTGTGCCCCTTCGTCCGCGACCTGCCCCCGTTGCCCGGGTTCCTCCACCCGTCGCCGGTCCCGAGTCCGGCGCGGATGTACGCCCGCGTCGTCGGACAGGTCCCGGGATGA
- a CDS encoding L,D-transpeptidase, which yields MKRLLVSRLSVAAVAASGAFLLAACSGGSPAPGSVTGGGAVAAGAEVPATATSSSAPATTAAAPTTTSSPATSTSTPKPTSTKPTTTSKPKAKTTSATVPCAKAVAASGTAACVDISAHKAWLLRDGKVIYGPVSMLPGRKGNPTPTGTFSVTSKEKMHYSHEFDNAEMPNSVFFYPGDAFHTGSLKTYSHGCVHLSATSSLKFFNTLHVGDVVQVVP from the coding sequence GTGAAGAGGCTTCTCGTGAGCCGGCTCTCGGTGGCCGCGGTGGCGGCCTCCGGCGCGTTCCTGCTGGCCGCGTGCTCCGGCGGTTCGCCCGCCCCCGGATCGGTGACCGGCGGTGGCGCCGTGGCCGCGGGGGCCGAGGTCCCGGCGACGGCCACGTCGAGCAGTGCCCCCGCCACGACCGCGGCGGCTCCGACGACCACGTCGTCGCCGGCCACCTCGACGTCGACGCCCAAGCCGACGAGCACGAAGCCGACGACCACCAGCAAGCCCAAGGCGAAGACCACGTCGGCCACCGTGCCGTGCGCGAAGGCCGTCGCCGCGTCCGGCACCGCCGCCTGCGTGGACATCTCCGCGCACAAGGCGTGGCTGCTGCGGGACGGCAAGGTGATCTACGGCCCCGTCTCGATGCTGCCGGGGCGCAAGGGCAACCCGACGCCGACGGGCACCTTCAGCGTCACCAGCAAGGAGAAGATGCACTACAGCCACGAGTTCGACAACGCCGAGATGCCGAACTCCGTCTTCTTCTACCCAGGTGACGCCTTCCACACCGGCAGCCTGAAGACGTACTCGCACGGCTGCGTGCACCTGTCGGCGACGTCGTCGCTGAAGTTCTTCAACACCCTCCACGTCGGCGACGTCGTGCAGGTCGTGCCCTGA
- a CDS encoding PQQ-dependent sugar dehydrogenase, whose product MAWKKFRSLVTAAILAVALAPVSAVPAVADDAAPVLPAGFVLRETPTGLAPYDFTDFAWLPDDSVLALGKSGVVNWVPADGSGAPVKIATFAVETQGDMGLTSIALAADYATSHQVYLNRSVSTGDGKYVLRAARFTVTFDGAGHPDGLTGEKVLFDLPGSAYYIHGLDTVIPAPDGTLWYSVGDNGDAGKTNEVAFAAQDLDSPHGKILHITQEGKGVASNPYYDASAPDSTRSKVFASGFRNPFRFSLDPKSGLPVVGDVGWYLWEEVDVVQPGANLAWPCFEGNHPTPGYSADARCATVVNTPPLWEHEHGTGPANGNSITGGVVYSGTSYPAAYQGAYFFGDYAGEKLWTLEYDAQGKLTQPPVNPPPFSNIGGVTRISAAPNGDIVFADLNGSRLRRLSYSTSNSAPVAKATSSTNPETRTVSFDGGDSYDFDGDALTYTWDFGDGTTATGATAAHQYGTGESFTATLTVQDPLGAKGTTTIAVAPGNHTPELTLSTPDTTFAVGEPVSLTATATDAEDGTLPVTWTSLIRHCPDLGTCHVHPDDGATGPSISVPFTDHTDSRMEFTATVTDSAGVQASKTYVALPRRHRLTLVSTQPAALSIPSEGGVSSALVTEGATFDVTAAPVGSDGASKFTGWQDGPAASSRSITVPADDLTLTANYASAIDQRYAAEPALRTLVGASTGPEVVDGPVHYRGYADGRLYWSAATGVHEIGGQILAEYLAIGGHAAYGPPVTDETRTPDGVGRFNHLQGTPGTMAASIYWTPATGAHEIQGLIRAKWAALGWERAIGYPTTDETGTPDGTGRYNHFTGGASIYYTVATGAHEIGGAIRQKWAAYGWERGLGYPATDETSTPDGVGRYNHFTGGSSIYWTPGTGAHEIGGAIKQKWAAYGWERGFGYPTTDESVTPNGIGRYNHFTGGASIYWSAATGAHDVKGEIRKRWAALGWEKSYLGLPTSDEYRYGSGYRSDFQGGYIIWTPAGAVDRRW is encoded by the coding sequence ATGGCCTGGAAGAAGTTCCGTTCACTGGTCACGGCCGCGATCTTGGCCGTGGCGCTGGCCCCCGTCTCCGCGGTTCCCGCGGTGGCCGACGACGCGGCGCCGGTGTTGCCCGCCGGGTTCGTGCTGCGCGAAACGCCCACCGGGCTCGCGCCGTACGACTTCACCGACTTCGCCTGGCTCCCCGACGACAGCGTGCTCGCGCTGGGCAAGAGCGGTGTCGTCAACTGGGTGCCGGCCGACGGGTCGGGCGCGCCGGTGAAGATCGCGACCTTCGCGGTCGAGACGCAGGGTGACATGGGGCTCACGAGCATCGCTCTCGCAGCGGACTACGCGACGTCGCACCAGGTCTACCTCAACCGGTCCGTGAGCACGGGCGACGGCAAGTACGTGCTGCGCGCCGCCCGCTTCACCGTGACCTTCGACGGCGCTGGCCACCCCGACGGCCTCACCGGCGAGAAGGTGCTGTTCGACCTGCCGGGCAGCGCGTACTACATCCACGGCCTCGACACGGTGATCCCCGCGCCCGACGGCACGCTGTGGTACTCCGTCGGCGACAACGGCGACGCGGGCAAGACCAACGAGGTCGCCTTCGCGGCGCAGGACCTCGACTCGCCGCACGGCAAGATCCTGCACATCACGCAGGAGGGCAAGGGCGTGGCGAGCAACCCGTACTACGACGCCTCGGCGCCGGATTCGACGCGAAGCAAGGTGTTCGCGAGCGGCTTCCGCAACCCGTTCCGCTTTTCGCTCGACCCGAAGAGCGGCCTGCCTGTGGTCGGCGACGTCGGCTGGTACCTCTGGGAAGAGGTCGACGTCGTGCAGCCCGGCGCGAACCTGGCGTGGCCGTGTTTCGAGGGCAACCACCCGACGCCCGGTTACTCGGCCGACGCGCGTTGCGCCACCGTCGTGAACACGCCGCCGCTGTGGGAGCACGAGCACGGCACGGGACCGGCGAACGGCAACAGCATCACCGGCGGGGTTGTCTACAGTGGAACGTCGTACCCGGCGGCCTACCAGGGCGCGTACTTCTTCGGTGACTACGCGGGTGAGAAGCTGTGGACGCTCGAGTACGACGCGCAGGGCAAGCTCACGCAGCCGCCGGTGAACCCGCCGCCGTTCTCGAACATCGGTGGAGTCACCCGGATCTCGGCGGCGCCGAACGGGGACATCGTCTTCGCCGACCTCAACGGCAGCCGCCTGCGCCGCCTGAGCTATTCCACCAGCAACTCCGCTCCGGTCGCGAAGGCGACGTCGTCGACGAACCCCGAGACGCGCACGGTTTCCTTCGACGGCGGCGACTCCTACGACTTCGACGGCGACGCCCTCACCTACACGTGGGACTTCGGCGACGGCACCACGGCGACCGGTGCGACCGCCGCCCACCAGTACGGTACCGGTGAGTCGTTCACCGCAACCCTGACCGTGCAGGACCCGTTGGGCGCCAAGGGAACCACGACCATCGCGGTCGCGCCCGGCAACCATACGCCGGAGCTGACGCTGTCCACTCCGGACACGACGTTCGCCGTCGGCGAGCCGGTGTCGCTCACGGCCACGGCGACCGACGCCGAGGACGGCACGCTGCCCGTCACGTGGACCTCGCTCATCCGGCATTGCCCGGACCTCGGCACGTGCCACGTGCACCCGGACGACGGCGCGACCGGCCCCTCGATCTCCGTGCCGTTCACCGACCACACCGACTCGCGAATGGAGTTCACCGCGACGGTCACCGACAGCGCGGGCGTGCAAGCGAGCAAGACGTACGTCGCGTTGCCGCGCCGGCACCGGCTCACGCTCGTGAGCACGCAGCCGGCCGCGCTGAGCATCCCGAGCGAGGGCGGCGTCAGCAGCGCGCTGGTCACCGAGGGCGCGACGTTCGACGTCACCGCGGCACCGGTGGGCAGCGACGGCGCGTCGAAGTTCACCGGCTGGCAGGACGGGCCGGCCGCTTCGTCGCGGTCGATCACCGTGCCGGCGGACGACCTGACGCTGACCGCGAACTACGCGAGCGCCATCGACCAGCGCTACGCCGCGGAACCCGCGCTGCGGACGCTGGTGGGCGCGTCGACCGGGCCCGAGGTCGTCGACGGCCCGGTGCACTACCGCGGCTACGCCGACGGCCGGCTGTACTGGTCGGCGGCGACCGGCGTGCACGAGATCGGCGGGCAGATCCTGGCCGAGTACCTGGCGATCGGCGGCCACGCGGCCTACGGGCCGCCGGTGACCGACGAGACGCGCACCCCCGACGGCGTCGGCCGGTTCAACCACCTGCAGGGCACGCCCGGCACGATGGCGGCGTCGATCTACTGGACGCCGGCCACGGGCGCGCACGAGATCCAGGGCCTGATCCGGGCGAAGTGGGCGGCGCTGGGGTGGGAGCGCGCGATCGGCTACCCGACCACGGACGAAACCGGCACCCCCGACGGGACGGGGCGCTACAACCACTTCACCGGCGGCGCTTCGATCTACTACACCGTGGCCACGGGCGCGCACGAAATCGGCGGCGCCATCCGGCAGAAGTGGGCGGCGTACGGCTGGGAACGCGGCCTCGGGTACCCGGCCACGGACGAGACGAGCACGCCCGACGGCGTCGGCCGCTACAACCACTTCACCGGCGGCAGCTCGATCTACTGGACGCCGGGCACGGGTGCGCACGAGATCGGCGGCGCGATCAAGCAGAAGTGGGCGGCGTACGGCTGGGAACGCGGGTTCGGCTACCCGACCACCGACGAGTCCGTGACGCCGAACGGGATCGGGCGCTACAACCACTTCACCGGCGGCGCCTCGATCTACTGGAGCGCTGCGACGGGCGCGCACGACGTGAAGGGCGAGATCCGCAAGCGCTGGGCCGCGCTGGGGTGGGAGAAGTCCTACCTGGGGCTGCCGACGTCGGACGAGTACCGGTACGGCAGTGGTTACCGCAGCGACTTCCAGGGCGGGTACATCATCTGGACGCCGGCCGGCGCGGTCGACCGGCGGTGGTGA
- a CDS encoding cupin domain-containing protein translates to MRKLALAAVAGAATLTTLLTPAVASGTPARGVSATVLAQWTAGGTDYVLREITIAAGGSTGWHFHEGTLHGWVRSGTLTHYRSDCSVDGVYHRGDSITEPPGDDHVHVGRNEGTTPMILDVLYVLPHGAPLADDAPNPGCSFD, encoded by the coding sequence GTGCGCAAGCTCGCTCTGGCCGCAGTCGCCGGTGCCGCCACGCTCACCACGTTGCTCACCCCCGCCGTCGCGTCGGGCACGCCCGCGCGCGGAGTCAGCGCGACCGTGCTGGCCCAGTGGACGGCCGGCGGCACCGACTACGTGCTCCGCGAGATCACCATCGCCGCCGGTGGGTCCACCGGCTGGCACTTCCACGAGGGCACGCTCCACGGCTGGGTCCGCTCCGGCACGCTGACGCACTACCGGTCCGACTGCTCTGTCGACGGCGTCTACCACCGCGGTGACAGCATCACCGAACCACCCGGCGACGACCACGTCCACGTCGGCCGCAACGAAGGCACGACACCGATGATCCTCGACGTGCTCTACGTGCTGCCCCACGGCGCGCCGCTGGCGGACGACGCGCCGAACCCGGGCTGCAGCTTCGACTGA
- a CDS encoding 3-hydroxyacyl-CoA dehydrogenase: MAGWAERVSRIRVVGTGVMGRGIAQLAATGGVTVELADLDAEAVRSALEHVHGMLDKLVTKGKLTGDAGRAAKERLVMVDSPIAPADDVDLVVEAVREDLEAKRVLFGKLEQHCRPGTVFATNTSSLSVTEIAAGLSDPTRVIGLHFFNPVPLMRLVEVVPGARTAAWLPDEAAALVRRWGHVPVLAKDAPGFLVNHAGRGLNTEALQILSESLAEPADVDRIARDVLGLKLGPFELLDLTGLDVSHAVLESIWSGFHSEPRLRPSWLTRPRVAAGLFGRKNGEGFYRYVDGKQEVAPEPAAPPVPDTPVYTADERLARLLTAARVQIVPDAYPDALLLVSLRGESTVEVAARQGLPAARVAGVDALGGYEGRLTLSVHPGLDPAAGRAAWGALAATGRPVTIVKDGPAPIAQRLLASIVNTACSIAAQGLAGPADIDTAVRLGLGYPRGPLEWGDFVGPEKILRVLTGLAATTGDPRYRPSSWLTERVTLGLPLTAPGTCPADLL, translated from the coding sequence GTGGCGGGATGGGCCGAGCGGGTCAGCAGGATCCGGGTGGTCGGGACCGGCGTGATGGGGCGCGGGATCGCGCAGCTGGCGGCGACCGGGGGTGTCACGGTGGAGCTGGCGGACCTCGACGCCGAGGCCGTGCGCTCTGCGCTCGAACACGTCCACGGCATGCTCGACAAGCTCGTGACCAAGGGCAAGCTCACCGGCGACGCCGGCCGCGCCGCCAAGGAGCGGCTCGTGATGGTCGACTCACCGATCGCGCCGGCGGACGACGTCGACCTGGTGGTCGAGGCCGTGCGCGAGGACCTCGAGGCCAAGCGTGTGCTGTTCGGCAAGCTGGAGCAGCACTGCCGGCCGGGCACGGTGTTCGCGACGAACACGAGCTCGCTGTCGGTCACGGAGATCGCCGCGGGCCTGAGCGACCCGACACGCGTGATCGGGCTGCACTTCTTCAACCCCGTGCCGCTGATGCGCCTGGTCGAGGTGGTGCCGGGTGCCCGCACGGCCGCGTGGCTGCCCGACGAGGCCGCCGCGCTGGTGCGGCGGTGGGGGCACGTGCCGGTGCTGGCCAAGGACGCCCCGGGCTTCCTCGTCAACCACGCCGGGCGCGGCCTGAACACCGAGGCGCTGCAGATCCTGTCCGAATCGCTCGCCGAGCCGGCCGACGTCGACCGCATCGCGCGCGACGTGCTGGGGCTCAAGCTCGGGCCGTTCGAGCTGCTGGACCTCACCGGACTGGATGTGTCGCACGCCGTGCTGGAAAGCATCTGGAGCGGCTTCCACTCCGAGCCGCGGCTGCGTCCGTCGTGGCTCACGCGCCCGCGCGTGGCGGCCGGGCTGTTCGGCCGAAAGAACGGCGAAGGCTTCTACCGCTACGTCGACGGCAAGCAGGAGGTCGCGCCGGAACCCGCTGCGCCGCCCGTGCCCGACACCCCCGTGTACACCGCCGACGAACGCCTCGCCCGCCTCCTGACGGCCGCCCGCGTCCAGATTGTCCCCGACGCGTACCCGGACGCGCTGCTCCTGGTGTCACTCCGGGGGGAGTCCACAGTGGAGGTTGCGGCGCGCCAGGGCCTGCCCGCCGCCCGTGTGGCCGGCGTCGACGCCCTCGGCGGCTACGAAGGACGGCTGACGCTGTCCGTCCACCCTGGACTGGACCCCGCCGCGGGCCGCGCCGCGTGGGGCGCGCTGGCCGCCACGGGCCGCCCGGTGACGATCGTCAAAGACGGCCCCGCGCCCATCGCGCAGCGCCTCCTGGCCTCCATTGTCAACACGGCCTGCTCCATCGCCGCCCAGGGCCTCGCCGGCCCCGCCGACATCGACACGGCCGTCCGGCTCGGGCTCGGCTACCCCCGCGGCCCCCTGGAGTGGGGCGACTTCGTCGGGCCCGAGAAGATCCTCCGCGTCCTCACCGGCCTCGCCGCCACCACGGGCGATCCGCGGTACCGGCCGAGCAGCTGGCTGACGGAGCGCGTGACGCTCGGCCTGCCGCTCACGGCACCGGGCACGTGCCCCGCCGACCTGCTCTGA
- a CDS encoding TetR/AcrR family transcriptional regulator, which produces MTATRTARERARAELTQEIKDEARRQLAEVGAHGLSLRAVARELGMVSSALYRYFPSRDRLLTELVIDAYDAVGEAAEKADPGNGDPRVRWSEVWHATRAWAKAHPHEYALIYGSPIPGYEAPRDTVVPAARVAQALVKVLLEADPHQPAVTAPMSAELRTQAEELAVALGATTPPEIVTRLIGAWTQLFGAISFELFGQYVGSVDPTDAYFEHLTGQMADFVGL; this is translated from the coding sequence ATGACCGCCACGAGGACCGCCCGCGAACGAGCCCGGGCCGAGCTGACCCAGGAGATCAAGGACGAAGCCCGCCGCCAGCTGGCCGAGGTCGGCGCGCACGGGCTCTCCCTGCGCGCGGTGGCCCGTGAGCTGGGCATGGTGTCCTCGGCGCTCTACCGCTACTTCCCCAGCCGCGACCGCCTGCTCACCGAGCTCGTCATCGACGCGTACGACGCCGTCGGCGAAGCCGCCGAAAAGGCCGACCCGGGCAACGGCGACCCGCGCGTGCGCTGGAGCGAGGTCTGGCACGCGACCCGCGCGTGGGCGAAGGCGCACCCGCACGAGTACGCGCTGATCTACGGCTCGCCGATCCCCGGCTACGAAGCGCCGCGGGACACCGTCGTGCCGGCCGCGCGCGTCGCGCAGGCGCTGGTGAAGGTGCTGCTCGAAGCCGATCCCCACCAGCCGGCGGTGACCGCGCCGATGTCGGCCGAGCTTCGCACGCAGGCCGAAGAACTCGCGGTGGCGCTGGGCGCCACCACACCTCCGGAGATCGTGACGCGCCTGATCGGCGCGTGGACGCAGCTGTTCGGTGCGATCAGCTTCGAGCTGTTCGGGCAGTACGTGGGCAGCGTCGACCCCACCGACGCGTACTTCGAGCACCTGACCGGGCAGATGGCCGACTTCGTGGGGCTGTGA